Genomic DNA from Hordeum vulgare subsp. vulgare chromosome 2H, MorexV3_pseudomolecules_assembly, whole genome shotgun sequence:
GTGGAAGATGAAGACATGTTTGAACTGGAAACAACATTAGAGATCGGTACAATCGTAGAGGAAAAAAGTTGTTATCGAGAAATTAGTTGTGTGCAACAATGTCAGAGGAGATGCTAGCAGTCTCTCAAATGTGCACGTAAAAAAACGATCACCCCTCGCTCGAAAAGGATCAAGAGACAGGGATTCCAAAggtcttgtaagtgcatctagtgccccttagtgattttggtgtattaaaTACTTATAGGTTATGGGACTAACAtgttttgtgagtgtacacaggctctataagtcacttaGGAGTTTGATATATCCGAAAAATGTCGACCCCtgaaaatgaatgtcttcaactaACGATTTTGATGTTTTCTCGAAGACTTTAAAAATAAGGAAATTGGTGTATCCTTGAAGATATTAATGCAAGGActatgaagcgtgaagattttgttttcttgttttatttcctttctattgagtcataggaaacatcgtattgttaaagggggtcgagttaatactaaggaaattttttcaagtgatgctcatctcaaagcctacgcaTATCCAATCTTTCGAGTGAAGCCTTCGGAAATCTCTTACAGTTCAGTCATATTGTGAACGTTGTTGCCTACAATGAGGAACATGATAGTCCTaaggactttcatagtttgaaATTTCGACTGTTGTTATGCTTAGCGCGAGCTGTCCCAATACATCTTATCCatataacggtcatatcattaggggcATTTATGTCTTATCATGTCAGGTTGCACCCtatctataaatagccgcccctcacaaccactagttggttggttgCTCCGAGAGAGAAATTGACaagtgtcatttgagagcaacccatcctccgaggactttgagagaaaatcattagtgaggaaaaacccaaaaccccaACACCTAAAACCcacagtgattgagcatcactgaagagattgttcctgtgtggaaccaatgcttgttacctttgaagactctATATCTTACAAGCGGTTAGGcgtcaatggtctagagcatccaatagGAAATTGTGGAtttccgggtgaccgagtttgtgaaggtttgaaagtctaccttgaagacttaccatgagtgttgggtgaGGTTTGTGTGACCTTGGCTCAAGGACAATACAGTAAGGACTGTGTATCCTTtgatttaaataccaagccgctccaaaccagacgtacgattgtcacatcagttggaactgggtcatcaaatcatcgtcttcatcaagcCCCTAGTTCTATTTCCGCAACCCATTCATTTCCTCGAGTACTTGTTGATGAAATAGATCGTTACTGTTTGACGACTTTGACTGAatactttctcaatttcctcaacccaaattcttcagtcaccttgttcttcacctgcttatcttgTTTTACACGTTGCTTGTGCTATGTGTATGTTTTTTCATCATGATGACTATGCTACTGCTCTACCATGCATGcacttgagtacttattccgttGCGAGTATTTGGTCACTTAGCAAATTCCTCAATTAGTAATTCCTCAGTGACGAATTTGTAGaaaatgcctattcaccccctccctctagtcgatataacgcactttcaggtctGTTATCCCACTTCGCGGTGCACACGAGGAAGTGGTAACTGAAAAGTAGTAGGCAACACAAAGCTTCGGAATCGAAGGGTGGTCTCATATGTGTATGTGTTGAGAGATAGTGTGACGACGAGAGAGAGACCTCCTGTAGTCTCATACAATTGAAACAGATCCACTATTGGAGAGGAAATGCACACACTTCTATCTCTTTTAGTACATCCAAACAATGTTTCAACTTCCATCACGTGCAACAAAAAGAACAAACCACACACACATGGCATAGGTCCTAGCCTGACTCGATCTTTTCATGAAAGACAATGCGCATGAGGTCGGTGGCGAAGGATGAGTGTGTATGCGTTGTATTCTAATGTTCCTATCGGCGTGTGTGGGTGTGTGGGTGTGTGGGTGAAAAAACCTACTTCATATGTTGGTCTAAATCATTCTTCGTTAGCGTGGTGAGAGTAAAATTTCACATCACTTGTCATGCATTAATGAGTTAGATGGGCTTTTAGGATTTTGTGTGTGTGGGATAGATGGTCCTTTAGGATTTAAACTAGGAATTATCAATAGAAGATAAATGGGCTAGGCCCAATAATTTGAGGGCTCCTTTGATTCAAAATAATTCTACAAGATTTTTGAAGGATTGAAATCCTTAGGGATTTTTCCTACAATTGTCCTTTGATTCATAGGGTTGGATCCCGTATGAATTTTTTCTATGAAATCTTTTGTACTACATTTCACAAAAATCTAGCATCCACTCCAATCTCTTTTATAAGTCCTTTGTTTTTTTGTGCCATCAAACACTCATTGTTAATCATATGGGGTTTAAATGGACATGCCATTCAATCCTCTACTTTCCATATTCTTGCGTTTTCAAAATCCTGAGAATCAAAGAGGCCCTGAACATATATATTTATTCCAACATTCCTATGTAGGACCACATGCTCGGATTTTATCAAACCTTCACCATGGTGAACATCAATTGTAGTATTGATGATAACAATAGCTAGTCAATAAAAAAACCTAATCAAAATCGTTGTCTTAGACTCCCACGACCAGTATTGCGGCCACGACGATAACGAGGTAAATGAGGAGtagagcggcggcggtggcgaaATTTCTCGGGTGCAGGGAGAGAGACGTGATTGGGAGCGACGTTGTCGGGGAGACCAGTCGTGCGGGGCGTGTGATCGTGGGTGGGTCTTTTTTCTTTCCTAACGCGGCTGGGGCCTGGGAGGATCCTTGGGCTGGGTTGGAGGGAGGGTTGCACATGGGCAGAAGGAGTTACCGATCCAGGAGGGGGTGCACAGGGGTGGTTTTCTTTATCAAACCGTTTGGTTTTCAGAGGGTTGAAAAAAATCTATGGGAGGAGAACGTGGATGGGAGGGCTTCCAGCGATAGAATGGGGATCGCtacaggtcgaaccatcacgacagacggcagatcctcctttaatagtagagataattCAGTAGAACCGTCCGATCTTACAAAAATGGAAGTAGTTCTGTGGTCAGCTTGTCTGCCGCGTCAGGAGCACATAGCAATGAACGTGAGTGCACCTCATGCTTTGAAGAAATTATCAAGTTCGAGATTCTTTGTTTGCACTAGTGCGGCGTCTTGACCGCAATTGCTTTGAGTAGCTGATTAGATATGACTAATCAAGCAGCTACAAGCTCACGGACATATGTGATGAATATGGCTCCACGCTATGGACACATGTACGAATACTTTTCAGCTGTCATCAACAAGGTCAAGCCTATTCCGATAGGGGAGCGATGACAACGATGCGTTGGCGGTAGTGGTTGATCGAGTGTCTCAGAGTCTCGGGATCTTGATatgatttttattatgtttgagaTACTTTGTACTTTTAATGAATTTTAATAATAGATCTGAcatctttttttttgaaaaaaaaaaataGCTACAAGCTCATCTGCTACCATCATCAGGAAATAAAAAACTGTAGACCAGTAGACAAAATCTTCCCGTGCCAACGACCCCACGAGGCCATGAGGGCACGTTTTCCCTTCGATAAGTTTGAGAGGCGGATGATGCGATCCACTCCCATGTTAGTTtagtgttttttttttttttttttttttttttgcgatgaCACTCCCATGTTAGTTGAAGAGAAGAAAATGTAGGGTATAGCAAGGAAAAGAGCAGCCAACAAAGTGCAGTGTCTGCTTCGTAGACAAGAATACAAGAACATCTTCCTAAATCTCTATTCTCTATTCGTGTTCTGGTCTGATATCTGTTCTTAATTGCACGAAACAGACAACAAATAAAGGTCGACATGGGAATTTGACTGACGAGCTCGACGAAGAGAACGTATGTACAGTGTGCAAAAACCATGCGTGCGTTTATCGATTGCAGACTTTTCTTTGCTGCATTTCGCGTTTGAACTCGCAATCATCGGTTTTGAGATTACAAGCAACAAGTATTACACGCATTTGGGGCGTCGATCGGGTAACATTATTGGCGACAAGGATCAAAATTCAGCTCGGGATCTCGGCACCGTCAGAGCGGCAGCACAGAGCTCCGAGCGCGGCAGTGCCGCGAGAAGAAGGACCTCGGGAGACCGCCGGACGCGGGCCTCACGGTGCTCGGATGGCCGGTCGCACCACTTTGATGCTTATCTCGGCCATTCTGCTCCTCCCCTTCGGGGGCCGCGTCAGGCAGCCGGTCCAGCGCGGCGACATCTGCCGCCGTTGAGACCATCGCCGCGTTCATGGATGCCGCGCGCCGCACATTCCGCGGCAGCGGGCCTGGGAGCTGCGGCAATGGCTCTGGCTCTGGCGAACTGGGTTGCTGCTCGTGCTGGTCTTCTTCCACGCGCGGCGCTtcttggtcctcctcctcctcgtcttcatgCTCCAGCGTCGAATCGCTCGCGGCAGCCGCTTGCTCGGCTGCGGCGTTGGCGCTCGCATCTGGATCAGCTGGTGGGTTGGACTCGATGCCGACTCCggcgggcgcggcggcggggTCGATCACGTCAGAGCGGCAGAGCGGGCAGTTGACGTGGGCGCGGAGCCAGGTGTCGATGCAGGGGACGTGGAACGCGTGGCCACACTTGGGCAGCAAGCGAACGAGTTCGCCGTCGTTGAACTCGCCGAGGCACACGGAGCAGTCGGCGGCGCCGAGGAGGCCAGACCCCGCGCGGTACGGCGTCACCGCGATCGAGTCGATCGCGGCCTCGTCGAGCCCGACGGTCCGGATGTACCAGACGTGGTGCACCacgccgcccccgccgccgccgccctccgggTCGTCGTTGCCGACGTTGGTCGCGGCGGCCGGCGCCTGGGCGAGGAGCGCCTGCCGCCGGCGCCGCATCTGCCGGCGACGGACGGCGATCGAGACGCCGAGGAGGATGAGGGAGAGGAACGCGAGCGCCGCGGCGGCGCTGAGGACGTAGGTGACGAAGCGGCGGCGGTGGTCATCGACTGCGCCGTACCCGTAAGTTCCTCCTCCCTGGTCTctcccaccaccgccgccggcaTGGACGGGGGAAGGGCACGGAGCGAGGTCCGAGATAGTAGGGATATAGAAGGAGaaagaaggcgaaggaggagaaggcgatgTGATCGGAGGCGGAGAGGAaggcgagggagagggggaaggagTGAAGAAGGGAGGGGCGGGAGGCGGGGGACAGCCATACCAAGGATCGCAGTCGTCGGAGAAGAGGATCCGACGGTAGTGGCGCGGCATGGCGTCAGGTGGGCGGCGAGGCCGGCGGCATCGGCGGTGGACTGGTAGAGGGGGCGGGGAAAGTGGGAGGAAGGTCGTGGAAGGAAGCGCGTAGTACGTGTGGGTGGTTTTCCTTTGGGGAGGGAAGGATGCTGTGGACCGGGGCGGCGGTGCGTCGACCGGGGTAGGCCGGgccgggcggggcggggcggggcggccacTACTTGGCAAACGGGATAAGTGGATGGTTGGTTGGTGGCCAAGTTGGACTTGGTGCGTAGAAAAACATGGCCCGTTGGGTAGCTTTTCCGGCCGAGTGCGGGGTACCGGGTGCTGCCGGGCGGCCGGATGACTTGCCTCTCCCGTCAATCTTACGGACGGACTTCTTTTCGTCCAACCTGACGAGACGATGACTTGAGGAGTGACGTGGCCAGCAGCCTAGGTGTGCGCTGATGTGACGGTGCATCGAACTGCTGGTAGTGCATGTCAGTCGTCCTGTTGAATTGTTGGGTTTCTGAACGAGCGATCTGAAGTTCTTTTTCCCCTAACAAAGGAAAGGAGCTCCGTTTTGCTACCCGAGCTGCTTCGTCAGCCAACCGACGCGCACACGCAGTGGAGGTTTGGTATGCGGCCGTGTGATTGCGCGTGCAgagatgataaaagaaagaactcGTGTGCACCGACGGCCGTGCAGGTTCGTGCACGAGGCGGATTGGTGCCCCGGTACGAGTGCCagttagttttttttttttttttagcaGTGAGCGCCAGTTAGTTGACCGCAGTTCACTCTTCCACTGTGCGTGCCGGACTTTCGGCGGTTTCGCGAGTGCTATGGGCCTTGTTTCAGAGGCCCAGGAACGTCGAGCGCAAGGAAAATATACATTCGCGGCCTTTTGGGAGGAGGGCGGCGAAGCACGACCCGAGctcgtgcggcggcggcggcggcggcggcttcggtcCGAGGGAAGATCCCATTCTACTCGCCGGCGTCTGCGGCCGTATAATGGCAGCAGTCGTGAGCTGGTACGGGCCGCTGATCGACCTGTCGGCGGCCGCCGGCCATGTGGGTGGATTCGTGCAGCTCCTGGCGTCCGTTCGCCGTGTCCTTCCCCACCAGGTAACGAGCAATCCTGCTTCCACTTAGTAGAATGTAATAATCTCCTTCGACGATGGGGGAAAAAAGAGATTGATACGATGTCGACGCATCTTTGGTCATGTCGGCCCGAGGCTTAGATTCATGCTTCTGCTTTCCCAGGAACAAAATGCCGCAACCGGAAGGACGTATCAGAGAGTTATTCTAGAGGTTGGTGACGAGACGAGGTCCAGCTTCTCCGTCTCTCTATGGTCCAACAATACCAGTTCTAGCATAGTCGCCGGCGATGTTTTACTGTTGCAGAGTAAGGAACTGATCTTTACCCGTGTAATGCTTTCAGTTGCAATGGAGTAACTTCCTTCACTGATAAAAACTAAGCGAAACCATGCCCATTTGGTCTTTCGAATGGTAATTAGTTATCTTCTCACAAACCCCTTAGCATAGTATGTCCCTTTTGGGTCAGCTTGTTTCTGATTTAACCTAGCGATGTAGCTTATGTGCATGCAAACAGCATGTGGTGAGACATTCTCGTTCTTTTTCTTTAGATATTAAGATGGTAGAATTTAGAAATGGCTTGGAGGGAAGAGCTTCTCAGATGTCTGCAGTCCAAATTTTGATGAACTCGAAAGATTTAGTGCAACCTGAAGGTATGGTTTTTTGCATTTGTTTTATTCATTGCCGCTCTTTAGTCTTTACTGGCATTGTCCTGGTTGTATTACTTAAAAATGCGGTGACCCAGGAGTAATTAAAATGATGTTTTTGCCATCTTTATTATCGAGAAAATTGGGAAAATATACATTAGACTAACAGTGTAAGGGCTTTGTTGATGGGAAAAAGGTGGGCAATATATTCGAACAACTCCTTCTCCCTCATGTTTATATTAGCATCTACATTTATTTTCCAGCAGATAGTTGTgtttaagaagaagaaaaaactattactggataactaaacacatgggctCTTTTATTAGGAATTGATGAATTCTTAATTAACTGTAAACTCGGGAATGCTACAAGATCAAAATTAAGAAGAGTGTCAGAGTGGATCGTACACACCAAACGTACTCGTGCAGAAAATCATCAGCAGGTACAAATTTGCCAAGGCATTGTGATTTTAGTTTGATTGGGATAGGTAGCAATCTACATATTTAATTCTTTCTTTTTTCCCTTACATTCCGTTTAAAGGTTCAAACAAGGGATTTTCATTAACATGAGCTTGTTAATAAGATGGTAATCAAAATCCTTTGGATGTCATTCCTGTGTCTTCACTTCATCTTACATCACAATTTCACATGTTACATTGATGTTAATAGACGAACGACACAATCAAGGCTTTCATGTTTTTCACTCCATAATTTCTCTGTTGATAGAAGTAGATCATAATTATTTAACTTGTCTTCTTGGATAAGTTGTAACATTAACATTTTCTTTTAAAACTCTATACTATGTAACGGATAAAACTCCTATATTGACTGCAGGTGATGTCGAAGAATTGGAAAGAAAGAATAAAAAATGATTCAGCAGACTTCTTGTCCATCTCAGAACTACTACCTCAGAGCAAACCATGTAATTTGAATATTCATGCATCTATTGGCAAAATTGTCTTAATGGGTTCTCTTAGACCTGAATTGAAGGGGCAATTGCCAGTCATTGAGAAACATTCCTTGAATGGACATAATGATATCGTCAGAGATTTTATTACTACTGGATGCAAGTTATGTGGTTTACCTCTATACCAAAAGTATGCAAATGCATGTCATCTTGTCAACATTTCATCAGTTAATCTATAGTGCTCTGCTTGTCATGATTTATAGAACTCTCTATGCAGGAATCTTCATGGAGACAGTACTTATCCAATCGATTGCCCTGATAATCCAAAGTACCTCCATGTTGTTGGCCAGATATATAAACCATTCATGGTAAGAGATCTAGCATCCAACCTCAGACAGTTTCTTTGTTGGAAATAGATTAGTAAAACCATATCTTCACGATCTGCAGATCTATGTGCAAGACCAAACTGGACAAGTTCCTGTGCTTGTGAAGAATAAAGTTGCCGAGATTCTATTTTCAAAtatcaatgcagatgatgtgtctgaatgctaCAAGAGCCGCCACTGCATGCTGGTAGATACTTGTGACTCTGGCCAGTCAAGCACTTGTGGGATGCTAGATGGCAGTGGCAAGACAGGCATTGCTAAAAGGAAAAGAACCAAACATAAGCTTGATTTTCATCTTATCTGGCTCATTGTTATGAAATGCCTGCTGAACCAAGGCAAGAACAGTCCATTCTGCTTCCAGATTTCGGTCAACCCCGGGAGAAATGTTGAGGATGGACGATTTGAACTGATTTCGTTGACAATGCCAATACCATGAGATGGGAATTCTTCTTTTACCGCCTATGTCAAACCAAACTAATGGTTATTATGTGTCTCTACAAAAGGAATTGAAGACCTGTTTTTCATAGGTGATTGTTGACTACACTAGAGGTGCTTTGGTGTTTCGATGGTTTGCACAACGACATGGTTAGGACGATAGAAATATTAGACCACTAATCTTCAGTTTTAGCAGGATCAACTTAGCAGGAGCAAGGACCTAGCACATTTATGACCAATCCTCGGTAACACTCTGCTCCTTAGTTGTAAAGAGGCCATATTCAATTGGGATCCCCAATTAAAATTGCATCACCCGATTTTGATCACGTTAACAATTTCATAAATATTTCTCATTCAATTCTTTTATACTATCCAATATGCTTTCTATTTTTTAAGCCTTCGCAATTAATTAAAGACTTCAATTTAAAATtgggtcacttgactttgatcgggtcaacaatttctcaatTAGCACTCGGATTTATTTCTTTTAATTCGTTATATTTTCTAATTTTGAAGTTCTTTCATTAACTTGAGATATTCAATTTTAAATTTGTTTTACGATTTTGACTAGGCCAACGAATTTACAAATCAATCAGCAACAACCTGCCTGTAAAATTATAACAATCTCGCTCATCCTCCCACCATCTAGAAAAAAAAGAAGTGTTACGGTGTGATAATGTAGCATCAGTATAGTATATGCAACCATTGATCCAAAATTTTCCCACATAAATATAGGTTGACAGTGGATAACACAAAATCACACCACGGAAGACCCACCAAATAAGCgcattataaataaaaataaaacatatTGTCATCTCTTCCACTCGTCACGGAAGAGATGATagtatgttttatttttatttataatgGGAGAAACCTTCCACCAAACAACTTTCTCTCTTTTCAATGCAATGAAACGCAAAATCTATTGCGTCTTCTAAAAAAAATTAACATGTCATCAGTTCTAAAATATAAGGGGTATTTTTTTGGAAAGTCAAATTTCTATAACTTTGTCCAAATTCAGAGAAAAAATATCGACATCCACAATATTAAATAAAAAAGGATGGAAAATCAATTTATGACAAATCTAAGCATAATATTTAATATTATGAATTTTGATATATTTCTctataaatttgatcaaacttAAAAGGTTTGGCCTTtcatacaccttatattttgaaacaaaGAAAGTATTTTTTTTAAGGAACACAACAACACTAACGACGCATCAAAATACAATCCTACTAGTAAAATACAATCCTACTAGAGATATCGAGATATATGTAAGGAGCTAAACAGTATAGTGATGGTGAAGATGTGAACTGGATCGGCTCTGTCCAACATGTTAGcagttttggtcttttgccaataGTACACTGCCTGCAAACAAGGAATATCCTATTTGACGCAAACTGCGACAAGTATTGTTGGAACAC
This window encodes:
- the LOC123426867 gene encoding uncharacterized protein LOC123426867 isoform X2; translated protein: MAAVVSWYGPLIDLSAAAGHVGGFVQLLASVRRVLPHQEQNAATGRTYQRVILEVGDETRSSFSVSLWSNNTSSSIVAGDVLLLQRIDEFLINCKLGNATRSKLRRVSEWIVHTKRTRAENHQQVMSKNWKERIKNDSADFLSISELLPQSKPCNLNIHASIGKIVLMGSLRPELKGQLPVIEKHSLNGHNDIVRDFITTGCKLCGLPLYQKNLHGDSTYPIDCPDNPKYLHVVGQIYKPFMIYVQDQTGQVPVLVKNKVAEILFSNINADDVSECYKSRHCMLVDTCDSGQSSTCGMLDGSGKTGIAKRKRTKHKLDFHLIWLIVMKCLLNQGKNSPFCFQISVNPGRNVEDGRFELISLTMPIP
- the LOC123426868 gene encoding RING-H2 finger protein ATL52-like, giving the protein MPRHYRRILFSDDCDPWYGCPPPPAPPFFTPSPSPSPSSPPPITSPSPPSPSFSFYIPTISDLAPCPSPVHAGGGGGRDQGGGTYGYGAVDDHRRRFVTYVLSAAAALAFLSLILLGVSIAVRRRQMRRRRQALLAQAPAAATNVGNDDPEGGGGGGGVVHHVWYIRTVGLDEAAIDSIAVTPYRAGSGLLGAADCSVCLGEFNDGELVRLLPKCGHAFHVPCIDTWLRAHVNCPLCRSDVIDPAAAPAGVGIESNPPADPDASANAAAEQAAAASDSTLEHEDEEEEDQEAPRVEEDQHEQQPSSPEPEPLPQLPGPLPRNVRRAASMNAAMVSTAADVAALDRLPDAAPEGEEQNGRDKHQSGATGHPSTVRPASGGLPRSFFSRHCRARSSVLPL
- the LOC123426867 gene encoding uncharacterized protein LOC123426867 isoform X1, with protein sequence MAAVVSWYGPLIDLSAAAGHVGGFVQLLASVRRVLPHQEQNAATGRTYQRVILEVGDETRSSFSVSLWSNNTSSSIVAGDVLLLQNIKMVEFRNGLEGRASQMSAVQILMNSKDLVQPEGIDEFLINCKLGNATRSKLRRVSEWIVHTKRTRAENHQQVMSKNWKERIKNDSADFLSISELLPQSKPCNLNIHASIGKIVLMGSLRPELKGQLPVIEKHSLNGHNDIVRDFITTGCKLCGLPLYQKNLHGDSTYPIDCPDNPKYLHVVGQIYKPFMIYVQDQTGQVPVLVKNKVAEILFSNINADDVSECYKSRHCMLVDTCDSGQSSTCGMLDGSGKTGIAKRKRTKHKLDFHLIWLIVMKCLLNQGKNSPFCFQISVNPGRNVEDGRFELISLTMPIP